One Candidatus Desulfatibia profunda DNA window includes the following coding sequences:
- a CDS encoding PHP domain-containing protein yields MKIDLHIHSTASDGTLSPLEILRLACTLKLGAIAITDHDTVEGSKKALALEIPSSIKFLTGVEISASPPPSFSCPGSFHILGYALNTDDPVLNQTLKQLQLARKNRNPRILKILKELGIHLTLNEVLQEAGECQLGRPHIARLMVTKGHVQSIDEAFDKYLGKGKPAYVDKYRLDCAKAIEIILGAGGVPVLAHPFLIQARSDEVLEDLIIALTRMGLKGIEVYYPRHPPEQTDRYAELAKRHCLLMTGGSDFHGSLTPEIKMGSGKGNLFVPYALYQRLIHSI; encoded by the coding sequence GTGAAAATAGACCTTCACATACACTCAACCGCCTCAGACGGAACCTTATCACCTTTAGAAATTCTTCGCCTGGCTTGTACCCTAAAGCTGGGGGCTATTGCGATTACAGACCACGATACGGTCGAGGGTTCAAAAAAAGCCCTTGCACTGGAGATCCCCTCATCCATCAAATTCTTGACCGGTGTTGAAATCAGCGCTTCACCGCCGCCGTCTTTTTCCTGTCCCGGAAGTTTTCATATTCTGGGGTACGCACTCAACACCGATGATCCTGTTTTGAATCAAACACTTAAACAACTCCAACTGGCCAGAAAAAACCGGAATCCCCGGATTCTTAAGATCCTCAAAGAACTGGGCATTCATCTTACCTTAAACGAAGTCCTCCAAGAAGCAGGAGAATGTCAGCTTGGAAGACCTCACATTGCCCGGCTCATGGTAACAAAAGGCCATGTTCAATCGATTGACGAAGCTTTTGACAAATACCTTGGAAAGGGAAAGCCGGCATATGTTGATAAATATCGCCTTGACTGTGCCAAGGCTATCGAAATCATCCTCGGTGCCGGCGGCGTTCCGGTTTTGGCGCATCCCTTTCTTATCCAAGCCCGAAGTGATGAGGTCCTTGAAGATCTGATTATTGCTTTAACCCGAATGGGCCTGAAAGGAATAGAGGTTTATTATCCGAGACATCCGCCGGAACAAACCGACCGTTATGCCGAACTTGCAAAGCGCCACTGTTTATTAATGACGGGCGGCTCCGACTTTCACGGTTCTTTAACGCCGGAAATAAAAATGGGATCAGGCAAAGGAAACCTCTTTGTCCCATATGCTCTCTATCAAAGATTAATCCATAGCATTTAA
- a CDS encoding radical SAM protein produces the protein MTRPFIIPVFLPHYGCPHRCIFCNQTAITSRKQNFFLSETIFSWINEFLRHKGKQRHPVQIAFYGGNFLGLKTDDIKRLLTEATMFVTAGKVDSIRFSTRPDTINRRRLDIIKPFPVTTIEIGVQSMDDQVLAAAGRGHTATDTEKAVALLKERAYEIGLQMMVGLPGDNEAKSLATGRSLAELSPGFVRIYPTIVLANSPLAELYQNGAYRPWSLERCVTVVKNLYLLFKEKKIAVIRMGLQSSEDLDKGSTILAGPYHPAFGHLVHSEIFLDAATAAIRSEKSDREAIALKVHPQSISKMRGLNNQNVEILKKKFNIKSLQIVPDATLSPNRLVALA, from the coding sequence ATGACCCGTCCGTTTATCATCCCTGTTTTTTTACCCCACTACGGGTGCCCTCACCGCTGTATATTCTGTAACCAGACGGCGATAACGAGCAGGAAACAGAATTTTTTTCTTTCCGAAACGATCTTTTCGTGGATAAACGAGTTTTTGCGCCATAAAGGAAAACAGAGACATCCGGTTCAAATCGCTTTCTATGGCGGAAATTTTCTGGGACTAAAGACAGATGATATCAAACGTCTGCTTACGGAAGCGACCATGTTTGTAACGGCCGGAAAGGTCGACAGCATCAGATTCTCCACCCGGCCTGACACCATTAATCGTCGGCGCCTGGATATTATTAAACCGTTTCCGGTAACTACCATTGAAATCGGCGTCCAGTCCATGGATGACCAGGTTCTGGCCGCAGCCGGCCGGGGGCACACGGCCACAGACACGGAAAAGGCGGTGGCGCTGCTCAAAGAGCGCGCATATGAAATCGGTCTGCAAATGATGGTGGGGCTGCCCGGTGACAACGAAGCCAAATCCCTGGCTACAGGCCGCAGTCTCGCCGAACTTTCCCCTGGTTTTGTGAGAATTTATCCTACGATAGTGTTGGCAAACAGCCCCCTGGCCGAATTGTATCAAAACGGAGCCTATAGGCCCTGGTCTCTTGAGCGCTGTGTAACTGTAGTTAAAAACCTTTACCTTTTGTTCAAAGAAAAAAAAATTGCGGTCATCCGCATGGGGCTTCAGTCCTCGGAAGATCTGGATAAAGGTTCGACCATTCTGGCCGGCCCCTATCATCCGGCCTTCGGGCATCTGGTACATTCAGAAATTTTTCTGGACGCTGCCACGGCCGCCATAAGATCTGAAAAAAGCGATCGTGAAGCAATTGCATTAAAGGTTCATCCGCAAAGTATCTCCAAAATGAGAGGGTTGAACAATCAAAATGTAGAAATTCTTAAAAAAAAATTCAACATCAAATCTCTTCAAATTGTGCCGGACGCCACCCTTTCCCCAAACAGGCTGGTCGCCTTGGCATAA
- the rnc gene encoding ribonuclease III → MLPTDLSELQRNLLYEFENITLLDESLRHSSFVNEQTDPDIRDNERLEFLGDAVLNLVVGDILMRRYPDIKEGDLSRMRATLVNEAQLATIARTVNLGSYIQLGKGEIQTNGCEKNSILANTFEAVIAAIYLDGGFEAAYKIIDGHFSSLIDSMTTPAANFDYKSRIQELVQVSHGEIPVYSVIDESGPDHDKTFRVRLKLKEIQAEGEGKSKKMAEQDAARKALEILKPDA, encoded by the coding sequence ATGTTACCAACCGATCTTTCTGAACTGCAGCGCAACCTTTTATATGAATTTGAAAACATAACCCTTTTGGATGAATCGCTGCGGCACAGTTCGTTTGTCAACGAACAAACCGATCCGGACATTCGCGATAATGAACGACTCGAATTTTTGGGTGACGCGGTTTTAAATCTTGTTGTCGGCGACATCCTCATGCGGCGGTACCCGGACATTAAGGAAGGAGACCTGTCCAGGATGCGCGCCACTTTGGTTAATGAAGCTCAGTTGGCCACCATTGCCCGCACCGTCAACCTTGGTTCATATATACAACTCGGCAAAGGGGAAATTCAGACAAATGGGTGTGAGAAAAACTCCATACTTGCCAACACCTTTGAAGCCGTCATTGCCGCCATCTACTTAGACGGCGGTTTTGAAGCCGCCTACAAAATTATTGACGGGCATTTTTCGTCTTTGATCGATTCTATGACAACACCCGCAGCCAACTTCGATTACAAAAGCCGGATTCAGGAACTCGTCCAGGTAAGTCACGGAGAAATACCGGTCTATAGCGTTATTGATGAAAGCGGACCGGATCATGATAAGACCTTCAGGGTGCGGCTGAAACTGAAAGAGATTCAGGCAGAGGGTGAGGGCAAGAGCAAGAAGATGGCCGAACAGGATGCCGCCCGCAAAGCGCTTGAAATCTTAAAACCCGACGCTTAA